From the Malus domestica chromosome 17, GDT2T_hap1 genome, one window contains:
- the LOC114822562 gene encoding pectinesterase 3-like encodes MDSIKSFKGYGKVDVLEEQSFKRKNRKRLIILSVSTVVLLAVIIGAVAGVLIHKRNNTSSSTPNSTPGTELTPAASLKAVCDVTQYPTSCFSSISALETSNTTDPEVIFKLSLQVAIHAAAKLPGLPAKIGRNIVNDTRLEKVLAVCEGLFEDVVDRLNDSLTSMDVNQGEKLLSAAKINDIKTWLSTTLTDQETCLDSLMDLNSTLVQEFKAAMQNSTEFSSNSLAIVAKILSLLTNLNVPVHRRLLGVGGSEMGFPSWVSPGDRRLLQDRNATVAQLVVAKDGTGDFKTIQEAVDAVPKKSENRIVIHVKQGVYYENVLMDKSKWNVMMFGDGKTKTVVSGNLSSAGGTPTFSTATFAVTGKGFIVKDMRFINTAGAIKHQAVALRSGSDLSVYYRCSFDAFQDTLYAHSNRQFYRECDITGTIDFIFGNAAVVFQDCNIQPRQPMENQFNTITAQGKKDPNQNTGISIQNCRFYALDSNLTAQTYLGRPWKDYSTTVIMQSEIGSFLNPSGWKEWVTNVDPPNTIFYAEYQNSGPGSGVDQRVKWAGYRPTLTDNEAVKFTVTSLIQGDEWLPSTDVTFQSSL; translated from the exons ATGGACTCCATTAAGTCCTTCAAGGGTTACGGCAAAGTGGACGTGCTCGAAGAGCAGTCGTTCAAGCGCAAAAACCGGAAGCGTCTCATCATCCTCTCAGTCTCCACGGTTGTTCTGCTGGCGGTGATCATCGGCGCTGTCGCGGGAGTATTGATACACAAGCGGAACAACACCTCGTCTTCTACACCCAACTCGACCCCCGGCACTGAGTTGACCCCGGCGGCGTCGCTGAAGGCTGTTTGTGACGTGACCCAGTACCCgacttcgtgtttctctagtaTATCGGCACTTGAGACCTCGAACACCACCGACCCAGAAGTGATTTTCAAGCTCTCTCTGCAGGTCGCCATTCACGCCGCCGCGAAGCTCCCCGGTCTGCCGGCGAAAATCGGCCGGAACATCGTCAACGACACTCGCCTGGAGAAAGTTCTGGCCGTCTGCGAGGGCTTGTTTGAGGACGTGGTCGACCGGCTCAACGACTCGCTGACCTCCATGGATGTGAATCAGGGTGAGAAGCTTCTGTCCGCCGCCAAAATCAACGACATCAAGACGTGGCTGAGCACCACATTGACAGATCAGGAGACTTGTTTGGACTCTCTGATGGATCTCAATTCGACCCTCGTTCAGGAATTCAAGGCGGCGATGCAGAATTCAACCGAATTTTCGAGCAATAGTTTGGCGATTGTGGCGAAAATTTTGAGTCTGCTGACGAATTTGAACGTTCCGGTTCACCGGAGGCTGCTCGGGGTCGGAGGATCCGAGATGGGTTTTCCCAGTTGGGTTAGTCCGGGGGATAGGAGGCTGCTGCAGGACCGCAATGCGACGGTGGCGCAGTTAGTGGTGGCGAAGGACGGGACCGGAGACTTTAAGACGATTCAGGAGGCGGTGGATGCGGTGCCGAAGAAGAGCGAGAACAGGATTGTGATTCATGTAAAGCAAGGGGTTTATTATGAGAATGTGTTGATGGATAAGAGCAAGTGGAATGTGATGATGTTCGGAGATGGGAAGACGAAGACGGTTGTTTCCGGCAACTTGAGCTCTGCGGGTGGCACCCCCACCTTCTCCACCGCCACATTTG CTGTCACGGGAAAGGGCTTCATTGTGAAAGATATGAGATTCATCAACACTGCAGGAGCAATAAAGCACCAGGCAGTGGCACTCCGCTCTGGTTCAGACCTCTCTGTGTACTACAGATGCTCGTTTGATGCCTTCCAGGATACCCTCTATGCGCATTCCAACCGACAATTCTATCGGGAATGTGACATCACCGGCACCATAGACTTCATTTTCGGCAATGCAGCTGTAGTTTTCCAGGACTGCAACATCCAGCCCAGGCAACCTATGGAAAACCAATTCAACACCATCACAGCTCAAGGCAAAAAGGACCCGAATCAGAACACCGGCATTTCAATCCAAAATTGCAGATTCTATGCGCTAGACAGTAATCTCACAGCTCAAACATATCTGGGCAGGCCTTGGAAGGATTACTCCACCACAGTCATCATGCAGTCTGAGATTGGATCATTCTTGAACCCATCGGGCTGGAAAGAATGGGTTACAAATGTTGACCCACCCAACACCATATTCTATGCAGAGTACCAAAACAGTGGCCCTGGATCAGGTGTAGATCAAAGGGTTAAGTGGGCGGGTTACAGGCCTACTCTTACCGATAACGAGGCGGTCAAGTTCACGGTAACGTCATTGATCCAAGGCGATGAGTGGTTACCGTCGACTGATGTAACATTTCAGTCTTCGTTGTGA